From Leifsonia sp. fls2-241-R2A-40a, one genomic window encodes:
- a CDS encoding DUF1295 domain-containing protein gives MLVEPIVVCLWILVVACAATWVLSLVTKEHSWVDRIWSLVPVVYVWVFAGAAGLADPRLDLMAVLVTLWGARLTFNFARKGGYRPGGEDYRWEVLRGRMRPAAFALFNLFFIVIYQNILLLLIALPAWTAYQHQTPLSPLDVILAALFVAFLTGETIADQQQWRFHQWKKWETDAGRQPSPRFLQTGLFRFSRHPNFFFEQAQWWVVFLFGCVAAGSILQWTVIGPLLLTGLFIGSTVFTESITRSRYPEYAAYQARTSPVVPWFPGRGNTARMWSESR, from the coding sequence GTGCTCGTGGAGCCCATCGTCGTCTGTCTCTGGATCCTGGTCGTCGCGTGCGCTGCGACCTGGGTGCTCTCGCTGGTCACCAAGGAGCACTCCTGGGTCGACCGCATCTGGTCCCTCGTGCCGGTGGTCTACGTCTGGGTCTTCGCCGGCGCCGCGGGCCTCGCCGACCCGCGCCTCGACCTGATGGCGGTGCTCGTCACCCTGTGGGGTGCGCGGCTGACCTTCAACTTCGCGCGCAAAGGCGGCTACCGGCCGGGCGGCGAGGACTACCGCTGGGAGGTCCTGCGCGGGCGCATGCGCCCCGCGGCATTCGCTCTGTTCAACCTGTTCTTCATCGTGATCTACCAGAACATCCTGCTGCTGCTCATCGCGCTGCCCGCGTGGACGGCCTACCAGCACCAGACCCCGCTCAGCCCGCTCGACGTCATCCTGGCCGCGCTCTTCGTCGCCTTCCTGACCGGTGAGACGATCGCCGACCAGCAGCAGTGGCGGTTCCACCAGTGGAAGAAGTGGGAGACGGATGCGGGGCGTCAGCCGTCGCCGCGCTTCCTGCAGACAGGGCTGTTCCGCTTCTCCCGCCACCCCAACTTCTTCTTCGAGCAGGCGCAGTGGTGGGTCGTGTTCCTGTTCGGGTGCGTCGCCGCCGGCTCGATCCTGCAGTGGACGGTGATCGGACCGCTCCTGCTGACCGGCCTCTTCATCGGCTCGACCGTGTTCACTGAGAGCATCACGCGCTCCCGCTACCCGGAGTACGCCGCGTATCAGGCGCGGACGTCGCCGGTGGTGCCCTGGTTCCCGGGGCGCGGGAACACGGCGCGCATGTGGTCGGAGTCCAGGTAG
- a CDS encoding RNA-binding S4 domain-containing protein, producing the protein MPGTSPHTGSTGGPSSVRVDSWAWAVRLFKTRSAASDACKAGHLKVNGDRAKPAQPVKVGDEVRAFVGDTERIYIARRLITKRVSAAMAADCFEDRTPPSPPRTETPAAVLRERGAGRPTKRERRLLEQLRGR; encoded by the coding sequence ATGCCCGGCACCTCCCCGCACACCGGCTCGACGGGTGGCCCGTCCAGCGTCCGCGTCGACTCGTGGGCGTGGGCCGTCCGTCTGTTCAAGACCCGCTCCGCCGCATCGGACGCCTGCAAGGCCGGGCACCTCAAGGTGAACGGCGACCGGGCGAAGCCGGCGCAGCCGGTCAAGGTGGGGGATGAGGTGCGCGCCTTCGTCGGCGACACCGAGCGCATCTACATCGCCCGGCGCCTGATCACCAAGCGCGTCAGCGCTGCGATGGCGGCCGACTGCTTCGAGGACCGCACCCCGCCGTCCCCTCCGCGCACCGAGACGCCCGCGGCCGTGCTGCGGGAGCGCGGCGCCGGCCGGCCGACCAAGAGGGAGCGCCGCCTGCTGGAACAGCTCCGGGGCCGTTGA
- a CDS encoding DUF72 domain-containing protein: MALARIGISGWTYAPWRGVFYPPKMPHRLELEYASERLDSIEINGSFYSLQRPTSYRTWAEHTPDQFVFSVKGGRYITHILRLKNARTAVANFFASGVLALGHKLGPLLWQLPPTLQFEPDEVDAFLALLPRTTAQAAALAGETTLDEDRTHTAVSEDRPLRHAVEVRHASFDVPAFTELARAHGVAIVLADTAGRYPVIRDLTADFAYVRLHGDEELYTSGYTDESLDRWAAELGGWLQRGMDVYAYFDNDVKVRAPYDAMGLRDRLAEWTPRHH; this comes from the coding sequence ATGGCGCTGGCGCGCATCGGCATCTCCGGGTGGACCTACGCGCCCTGGCGCGGGGTCTTCTACCCGCCCAAGATGCCGCACCGCCTCGAGCTGGAGTACGCGTCGGAGCGCCTGGACTCGATCGAGATCAACGGCAGCTTCTACTCGCTGCAGCGGCCGACGAGCTACCGGACCTGGGCCGAGCACACCCCCGACCAGTTCGTCTTCTCGGTCAAAGGCGGCCGCTACATCACGCACATCCTGAGGCTCAAGAACGCGCGCACGGCGGTCGCCAACTTCTTCGCATCCGGCGTCCTCGCGCTCGGCCACAAGCTCGGCCCGCTGCTGTGGCAGCTCCCGCCGACGCTGCAGTTCGAGCCGGACGAGGTGGATGCGTTCCTCGCGCTGCTGCCCAGGACCACCGCCCAGGCTGCGGCGCTCGCGGGCGAGACGACCCTCGACGAGGACAGGACGCACACCGCGGTGAGCGAGGATCGCCCGCTGCGGCACGCGGTCGAGGTGCGGCACGCCTCCTTCGACGTGCCCGCCTTCACCGAGCTGGCACGGGCGCACGGGGTCGCGATCGTGCTGGCCGACACCGCAGGCCGGTACCCGGTCATCCGCGACCTCACCGCCGATTTCGCCTACGTGCGCCTCCACGGCGACGAGGAGCTGTACACGAGCGGCTACACCGATGAGTCGCTCGACCGCTGGGCGGCCGAACTCGGCGGATGGCTGCAGCGCGGCATGGACGTGTACGCCTACTTCGACAACGACGTGAAGGTGCGCGCGCCCTACGACGCGATGGGGCTGCGCGACCGGCTCGCCGAGTGGACGCCGCGCCATCACTAG